From a single Tachypleus tridentatus isolate NWPU-2018 chromosome 6, ASM421037v1, whole genome shotgun sequence genomic region:
- the LOC143253020 gene encoding uncharacterized protein LOC143253020, producing MNLAWKKLWPDSVADRDFEGFEAEPVVEDIVSLGKCMGMNVSGDDVEELVEDHNTELIAEELQDLQKEQQQKATEEVSSDEEEEKFTNQGNVWKIGRVSKVCGNFHPDKSVANGSKSFQ from the coding sequence aTGAACttagcctggaagaaattgtggccagactcagtagcagatagagactttgaaggctttgaggctgagcctgttgttgaggatattgtctcactggGCAAGTGTATGGGcatgaatgtgagtggtgatgatgtggaggagttggtggaagaccacaacactgagctcatcgcggaagaactccaagaccttcagaaggagcagcaacagaaggcaactgaggaagtgtcttcagatgaggaggaggagAAGTttactaatcaaggaaatgtgtggaaaatagGGAGAGTTTCAAAGGTTTGTGGAAACTTTCACCCTGACAAATCTGTAGCAAATGGCAGCAAATCTTTTCAATAA